A single window of Ananas comosus cultivar F153 linkage group 17, ASM154086v1, whole genome shotgun sequence DNA harbors:
- the LOC109722767 gene encoding pentatricopeptide repeat-containing protein At3g13880 produces MLCCSHKYLIGLSERVSFSKPFKHFTAFPQALSETHHISLQPPLAPSMDAFFAELLQSSTNFQSLTHGKGVHAQIIKARFTPCLFLVNNLLNMYCKCGDLASAHQLFDCMRTRNAVSWNSLISGYSQMGLFDDALNVFIEARNAQTKIDKFTYASALSVCSRRVDLNVGKVIHGLVVVGGFSQQVFLINSLIDMYSKCGDIGQAKRLFDASDELDDVSWNSLISGYVRVGNVEETLRVFSRMHSYGIKLNSFALGSILKSCSEHDDVKYFGEMIHGCVVKVGLDSDDFIGSGMIDLYAKNGVLHEAIKFFKAMPSPNVVVFNAMIAGFSRLETKIGSGLSKEALLLFSVMQRRGMRPSKFTFSSVIRACSLVNGFEFGKQIQGQLFKYNFQSDEYIGSALIDLYSNSGSIEEGLRCFHSVPEQDIVTWTSMISGCVQNEQFEKALSLFHELLCKGRKPDLFTLSSVMSACANLTVARTGEQIQCFATKAGFDQFTIIGNSRIYMYARAGDVDAATKTFSEMESRDAISWSAVISSHAQHGCARDALMLFEEMEDRRVAPNEITFLAVLTACSHGGLVDEGFRYFESMKIDYNLGPSVKHCSCIVDLLGRAGRLADAEDFILDTGFDTDPVIWRSLLASCRVHGDIERGRRVAERVMELEPTASSSYVLLYNMYLDTGKLSLAMKTRDLMKERGVKKEPGLSWIEIGAQVHSFVVGDKSHPQSSAIYAKLEEMLSKIEKMGYTNTTRVSLMNCHSEKLAVVLGMILLPQLAPIRVMKNLRVCRDCHTAMKLFSETETREIVLRDPIRFHRFRGGSCSCGDYW; encoded by the exons ATGCTTTGCTGCTCCCACAAATACCTCATCGGGCTCTCGGAGCGCGTCTCCTTCTCCAAACCCTTCAAACACTTCACCGCATTTCCCCAAGCCTTGTCCGAGACCCACCACATCTCTCTCCAACCCCCTCTTGCCCCTTCCATGGACGCATTTTTCGCGGAGCTCCTCCAATCCTCGACAAATTTTCAATCTTTGACCCACGGAAAGGGAGTACACGCCCAAATCATCAAGGCCCGGTTCACTCCTTGCTTATTCCTTGTGAATAATCTCCTTAATATGTACTGTAAATGCGGGGACTTGGCTTCCGCCCACCAATTGTTCGATTGTATGCGTACAAGAAATGCAGTGTCGTGGAACTCGCTCATTTCCGGGTATTCGCAAATGGGTCTGTTTGATGATGCGCTAAATGTGTTTATTGAGGCGAGGAATGCCCAAACTAAGATAGATAAGTTTACGTATGCGAGTGCATTAAGCGTGTGTTCACGACGAGTTGATTTGAACGTGGGGAAGGTGATTCATGGGCTGGTAGTGGTCGGTGGTTTTTCTCAGCAGGTTTTCTTGATCAACTCCCTCATTGATATGTACTCAAAGTGTGGTGATATTGGTCAAGCAAAGCGCTTGTTTGATGCTTCGGACGAATTGGACGATGTCTCGTGGAATTCGTTGATCTCAGGTTATGTTCGGGTAGGTAATGTAGAGGAGACATTAAGAGTTTTCTCTCGGATGCATAGTTATGGCATTAAGTTGAACTCCTTTGCTCTTGGTAGCATCCTGAAATCCTGTTCTGAACACGATGATGTGAAATATTTTGGTGAGATGATCCATGGATGTGTGGTGAAAGTTGGTTTGGATTCTGATGATTTCATAGGAAGTGGAATGATAGACTTATATGCAAAGAATGGTGTCTTGCATGAAGCAATTAAGTTCTTCAAAGCTATGCCAAGCCCTAACGTGGTTGTTTTCAACGCTATGATTGCTGGATTCTCCCGATTGGAGACCAAAATAGGCAGCGGACTCTCAAAAGAAGCATTGCTCCTCTTCTCCGTGATGCAAAGGAGGGGAATGAGACCTTCAAAGTTCACATTCTCGAGTGTTATAAGAGCTTGTAGCTTGGTAAATGGCTTTGAATTTGGGAAGCAAATCCAAGGACAACTGTTCAAATACAATTTTCAGAGTGATGAATACATTGGGAGTGCTTTAATTGACTTGTACTCAAATTCAGGTTCTATTGAAGAAGGATTAAGGTGCTTTCATTCTGTCCCTGAGCAAGATATAGTCACTTGGACATCGATGATATCTGGATGTGTGCAAAATGAACAGTTTGAGAAAGCACTGAGCTTGTTTCATGAATTATTATGTAAAGGGAGAAAACCAGATCTTTTCACTTTATCGAGTGTGATGAGTGCTTGTGCGAATTTGACAGTTGCACGGACCGGCGAGCAAATTCAGTGTTTTGCGACAAAAGCCGGTTTTGATCAATTTACTATAATTGGAAACTCCAGAATATACATGTATGCTAGAGCAGGGGATGTTGATGCTGCTACTAAGACATTTTCAGAGATGGAGAGTCGCGATGCTATCTCATGGTCTGCAGTGATATCAAGCCATGCGCAACATGGTTGTGCTAGGGATGCTTTGATGCTTTTCGAGGAGATGGAGGATCGTAGAGTTGCACCAAATGAGATTACTTTCCTAGCCGTTCTTACTGCTTGTAGTCATGGAGGACTGGTGGATGAAGGATTCAG GTACTTCGAAAGCATGAAGATTGACTACAACTTGGGTCCAAGTGTCAAGCACTGTTCTTGTATAGTTGATCTCCTAGGCCGGGCCGGTAGGTTGGCAGATGCTGAGGACTTCATATTGGACACAGGCTTTGATACCGACCCAGTCATTTGGCGGTCTTTGCTTGCCTCTTGTCGTGTTCATGGAGACATTGAAAGGGGTAGGCGCGTGGCGGAGCGTGTAATGGAACTTGAACCCACTGCCTCTTCTTCCTATGTGCTCTTATACAACATGTACTTGGACACTGGGAAACTTTCCTTGGCAATGAAAACTAGAGATCTAATGAAAGAGCGAGGGGTGAAGAAGGAGCCCGGTCTTAGTTGGATCGAGATTGGGGCACAAGTTCATTCGTTCGTGGTTGGTGATAAGTCTCATCCGCAAAGCAGTGCAATATATGCGAAGCTTGAGGAAATGCTCTCGAAGATAGAAAAGATGGGGTATACAAACACGACGAGAGTAAGTTTAATGAACTGCCACAGTGAGAAATTGGCGGTGGTACTTGGAATGATTCTTCTCCCGCAATTGGCTCCCATACGAGTGATGAAGAACTTGAGAGTATGCAGGGATTGTCACACGGCAATGAAATTGTTTTCAGAAACTGAAACAAGGGAAATTGTATTAAGGGATCCAATTCGGTTCCATCGGTTTAGAGGTGGTTCTTGTTCTTGTGGGGATTATTGGTAA